A DNA window from Etheostoma spectabile isolate EspeVRDwgs_2016 chromosome 22, UIUC_Espe_1.0, whole genome shotgun sequence contains the following coding sequences:
- the snx16 gene encoding sorting nexin-16 isoform X2, with protein MASPFVPVPVPMDRALSGGSTKLRRPQRASSLGSVSSFSTGQDHGRGCGGLGTQRQSRCVDRGSRSRTPPPPQSPVTRARVNGSLEPSIEYSSCPRSISDPAGSQQGEDRPITPTVLGYEVMEERAKFTVFKVLVRKTPDESWVVFRRYTDFSRLNDKLKEMFPGFRLSLPPKRWFKDNYDTDFLEDRQLGLQAFLQNLVAHKDIASCLAVREFLCLDDPPGPFDSLEESRAFCETLEESNYRLQKELLEKQKEIASLKRRLEEREQAILLLEKHINSECVSPESVCDLSAQGSESSADVESSAAEADQDVPEDTGSAAPN; from the exons ATGGCATCACCCTTTGTGCCTGTCCCGGTGCCGATGGACAGAGCCTTGTCAGGAGGTAGCACCAAGCTCAGGCGGCCACAGCGTGCTTCATCACTAGGCAGCGTCTCGAGCTTCTCCACCGGGCAGGACCATGGAAGAGGATGTGGAGGATTAGGTACCCAGCGTCAGTCCCGCTGCGTGGACAGAGGCAGCCGGAGCAGGACTCCACCACCCCCCCAGAGCCCTGTGACCCGGGCCAGAGTGAACGGGTCTCTGGAGCCCTCCATAGAGTACTCTAGCTGTCCCCGCTCCATATCAGATCCTGCTGGGAGCCAGCAAGGCGAGGACAGGCCTATTACCCCCACTGTGCTGGGATATGAAGTCATGGAGGAGAGAGCCAAGTTCACG GTATTTAAGGTCCTGGTCAGGAAGACTCCAGATGAGAGCTGGGTTGTTTTTAGAAGGTACACAGACTTCTCCAGACTCAACGACaag CTGAAGGAGATGTTCCCAGGCTTCCGCCTCTCACTGCCTCCTAAGCGGTGGTTCAAAGACAACTATGACACCGATTTCCTGGAAGACAGACAGTTGGGACTCCAGGCCTTTTTGCAAAACCTTGTTGCACACAAGGACATTGCCAGCTG CCTGGCAGTGAGAGAGTTTCTGTGTCTGGATGACCCCCCTGGGCCTTTTGATAGTCTGGAGGAGAGCAGA GCGTTCTGCGAGACTTTGGAGGAGAGCAATTACCGTCTCCAGAAGGAGCTGCTAGAGAAGCAGAAGGAGATCGCCTCCCTGAAGAGGAGGCTGGAGGAGAGGGAGCAAGCCATTCTGCTACTGGAGAAGCATATCAA tAGCGAGTGTGTGAGCCCGGAGTCTGTGTGTGATCTGTCAGCTCAGGGCAGTGAGAGCAGTGCAGATGTGGAGTCGTCTGCTGCAGAGGCCGATCAGGATGTGCCTGAGGACACTGg CAGTGCTGCCCCGAACTGA
- the snx16 gene encoding sorting nexin-16 isoform X1: MASPFVPVPVPMDRALSGGSTKLRRPQRASSLGSVSSFSTGQDHGRGCGGLGTQRQSRCVDRGSRSRTPPPPQSPVTRARVNGSLEPSIEYSSCPRSISDPAGSQQGEDRPITPTVLGYEVMEERAKFTVFKVLVRKTPDESWVVFRRYTDFSRLNDKLKEMFPGFRLSLPPKRWFKDNYDTDFLEDRQLGLQAFLQNLVAHKDIASCLAVREFLCLDDPPGPFDSLEESRAFCETLEESNYRLQKELLEKQKEIASLKRRLEEREQAILLLEKHINSECVSPESVCDLSAQGSESSADVESSAAEADQDVPEDTGGRCEVQPVRSSACWCGPSLSSSPPLIQVTQLYH, from the exons ATGGCATCACCCTTTGTGCCTGTCCCGGTGCCGATGGACAGAGCCTTGTCAGGAGGTAGCACCAAGCTCAGGCGGCCACAGCGTGCTTCATCACTAGGCAGCGTCTCGAGCTTCTCCACCGGGCAGGACCATGGAAGAGGATGTGGAGGATTAGGTACCCAGCGTCAGTCCCGCTGCGTGGACAGAGGCAGCCGGAGCAGGACTCCACCACCCCCCCAGAGCCCTGTGACCCGGGCCAGAGTGAACGGGTCTCTGGAGCCCTCCATAGAGTACTCTAGCTGTCCCCGCTCCATATCAGATCCTGCTGGGAGCCAGCAAGGCGAGGACAGGCCTATTACCCCCACTGTGCTGGGATATGAAGTCATGGAGGAGAGAGCCAAGTTCACG GTATTTAAGGTCCTGGTCAGGAAGACTCCAGATGAGAGCTGGGTTGTTTTTAGAAGGTACACAGACTTCTCCAGACTCAACGACaag CTGAAGGAGATGTTCCCAGGCTTCCGCCTCTCACTGCCTCCTAAGCGGTGGTTCAAAGACAACTATGACACCGATTTCCTGGAAGACAGACAGTTGGGACTCCAGGCCTTTTTGCAAAACCTTGTTGCACACAAGGACATTGCCAGCTG CCTGGCAGTGAGAGAGTTTCTGTGTCTGGATGACCCCCCTGGGCCTTTTGATAGTCTGGAGGAGAGCAGA GCGTTCTGCGAGACTTTGGAGGAGAGCAATTACCGTCTCCAGAAGGAGCTGCTAGAGAAGCAGAAGGAGATCGCCTCCCTGAAGAGGAGGCTGGAGGAGAGGGAGCAAGCCATTCTGCTACTGGAGAAGCATATCAA tAGCGAGTGTGTGAGCCCGGAGTCTGTGTGTGATCTGTCAGCTCAGGGCAGTGAGAGCAGTGCAGATGTGGAGTCGTCTGCTGCAGAGGCCGATCAGGATGTGCCTGAGGACACTGg